A single window of Flagellimonas maritima DNA harbors:
- a CDS encoding prolyl oligopeptidase family serine peptidase, with the protein MQGCTAQSQLVNDEIETVTKENLKYYLYYPEGYELDDKEGFGLLLFLHGGGESGSELEEIKKNGPPKLLVEGKQFPFLILAPQNPHRRKWWNTEAIMKLLDSVVESNNVDRKRIYLTGLSRGGSAAWELATQYPKKFAAMAVVCGMAPLPYAHWINKKMPIWVFHGDRDEVISVEESDKMVAKLKEMDYDVRYTRYKDVGHNSWSRAYTTDALYEWLVNQKQK; encoded by the coding sequence ATGCAAGGCTGCACAGCACAATCACAGCTTGTAAATGATGAGATTGAAACTGTCACCAAGGAGAATCTAAAATATTATTTATATTATCCCGAAGGTTATGAACTCGATGACAAAGAGGGTTTTGGATTATTACTTTTTTTACATGGAGGGGGAGAATCAGGAAGTGAATTGGAAGAAATCAAAAAAAATGGTCCCCCAAAACTTTTGGTAGAAGGCAAACAGTTCCCTTTTTTAATATTGGCCCCACAAAATCCCCATAGACGAAAATGGTGGAACACAGAAGCAATTATGAAACTATTGGATTCTGTTGTTGAGAGCAATAACGTTGATAGAAAGCGGATCTATTTAACGGGACTGAGCAGGGGCGGAAGCGCAGCATGGGAGTTAGCTACCCAATATCCCAAAAAATTTGCTGCTATGGCAGTAGTTTGTGGAATGGCTCCTTTGCCCTATGCACATTGGATCAATAAAAAAATGCCTATCTGGGTTTTTCATGGAGACAGGGATGAAGTCATTTCGGTTGAGGAGTCGGATAAAATGGTAGCGAAACTTAAAGAAATGGATTATGATGTCAGATATACGCGATACAAAGACGTGGGACACAATTCTTGGAGTAGGGCGTATACCACCGACGCTTTGTACGAATGGCTTGTTAATCAAAAACAAAAATAA
- a CDS encoding formylglycine-generating enzyme family protein has translation MRKTIYPARLILLVLFFFIQCKKEDKIIPRKISLEQTSESPTFIKDLPNDLEKLPKGMIWIRGGEFIQGARKGDKMAMAHERPSHRVIVDGFFMDEHEVTNAQFSKFVQATDYVTVAEREIDWDEMKKQLPDDTEKPNDSLLKPGSLVFKKTATSVPNLYDYSQWWEWKIGANWKHPQGPDSSIEGKGDHPVVHIAFEDALAYCKWAGKRLPTEAEWEYAARAGNKEAIFSWGNNKDSLSFMANTWDGEFPNSNTKADGFERISPVKNYPSNDFGLYDMAGNVWEWTTDWYNTKYYGSVKKEKFLKNPKGADSPFNINNPYASEKVIKGGSFLCSESYCASYRISARMGTNIDTGLEHLGFRTVIGIDEYLNKLRREKSND, from the coding sequence ATGAGGAAGACGATTTATCCAGCAAGACTAATTTTATTGGTATTATTCTTTTTCATTCAGTGTAAAAAGGAAGATAAAATTATTCCAAGAAAAATATCATTAGAGCAAACTTCGGAATCTCCAACATTCATTAAAGATTTGCCAAATGATTTGGAAAAGCTTCCAAAAGGAATGATATGGATACGAGGGGGAGAATTTATTCAAGGAGCAAGAAAAGGAGATAAAATGGCTATGGCCCATGAAAGACCCTCACATAGAGTTATTGTCGATGGATTCTTTATGGATGAACATGAGGTTACCAATGCGCAATTCTCAAAATTTGTTCAAGCCACCGATTATGTTACCGTAGCAGAAAGGGAAATTGATTGGGATGAGATGAAAAAGCAACTTCCTGATGACACGGAAAAACCAAATGATTCGCTCTTAAAACCAGGTTCACTGGTTTTTAAGAAAACTGCAACTTCAGTACCTAATTTGTATGATTACTCACAATGGTGGGAATGGAAAATTGGAGCAAACTGGAAGCACCCACAGGGACCAGATAGTTCAATTGAAGGAAAGGGGGACCATCCGGTTGTTCATATTGCTTTCGAAGATGCACTGGCTTATTGCAAGTGGGCCGGAAAAAGATTGCCTACTGAAGCAGAGTGGGAATATGCCGCCAGAGCGGGAAATAAAGAGGCTATTTTCTCTTGGGGCAATAATAAGGATTCATTGAGTTTTATGGCCAATACTTGGGATGGGGAGTTTCCAAATAGTAATACAAAAGCAGACGGGTTTGAACGTATTTCCCCTGTAAAGAACTATCCATCAAATGACTTTGGTCTATACGACATGGCAGGGAATGTCTGGGAGTGGACAACCGATTGGTACAATACCAAATACTATGGTAGTGTTAAAAAGGAAAAATTCCTAAAGAACCCGAAGGGAGCCGATTCTCCATTTAATATAAATAATCCCTACGCAAGTGAAAAAGTTATAAAAGGAGGGTCTTTTCTATGCAGTGAAAGTTATTGTGCCAGTTATAGAATAAGTGCGAGAATGGGTACTAACATAGATACTGGACTTGAACATTTAGGCTTTCGTACCGTTATTGGAATTGATGAATATCTTAATAAACTTAGAAGAGAAAAATCGAATGATTGA
- a CDS encoding 5' nucleotidase, NT5C type: MTIFVDMDEVLADTYGAHIELYNKEFNGYLTSDRCNGKEVWQSVPEVHQQNVKDHARRIGFFKNLNVIQDSQKVLKALNDRYEVYIASAAMQFPDSLKEKSDWLDEHFPFIPWQKRILCGDKHILKGDVLIDDRSYNLKNFNGRSIIFTSPHNINTVGFDRANNWSDIANKLL, encoded by the coding sequence ATGACAATATTCGTGGATATGGATGAAGTGCTTGCCGATACTTACGGAGCACACATTGAACTGTACAACAAAGAATTTAATGGATACTTGACTTCTGACAGATGCAATGGAAAGGAAGTATGGCAAAGCGTTCCGGAAGTACATCAACAAAATGTAAAGGACCATGCCCGAAGGATAGGTTTTTTTAAAAATTTAAATGTGATTCAGGATAGTCAAAAAGTATTGAAAGCTTTGAACGATAGATATGAAGTATATATTGCTTCTGCAGCAATGCAGTTTCCAGATTCCTTAAAAGAAAAATCAGACTGGTTAGATGAACACTTCCCCTTTATTCCTTGGCAAAAACGAATACTTTGTGGCGATAAACATATTTTAAAGGGCGATGTGCTTATAGATGACCGCAGTTATAATTTAAAGAACTTTAATGGTAGGTCCATAATTTTTACATCTCCCCATAATATCAACACGGTAGGTTTTGATAGGGCCAATAATTGGAGCGATATCGCTAACAAACTTTTGTAA
- a CDS encoding RNA polymerase sigma factor, giving the protein MNNISKINEFIDHFFRHESGKLISVLTGIFGSDNLILAEDIVQDTLVEAISNWTYKGIPENPVAWLYTVAKNKTLNAIKREKHLQKYISESLYTVKAHRETELKGTEFFSEQGISDDQLRMMFMCCHPSISKDSQIALMLKTLCGFSIGEIAKAFLTSNENINRRLVRARKAIRQDNIPFEVSSAKQLDKRLSLRI; this is encoded by the coding sequence GTGAATAATATATCTAAAATAAACGAATTTATCGACCACTTTTTCAGGCATGAATCAGGAAAACTGATTTCAGTTCTAACTGGTATTTTTGGTTCTGATAATTTGATTCTTGCCGAGGACATCGTACAAGATACTTTAGTCGAGGCCATAAGTAATTGGACATATAAAGGGATTCCTGAAAACCCTGTTGCCTGGCTTTACACTGTAGCAAAGAATAAGACTTTGAATGCCATAAAAAGGGAAAAACATCTCCAAAAATATATTTCGGAAAGTTTATATACCGTAAAGGCGCATAGAGAAACTGAATTAAAGGGGACCGAATTTTTTTCGGAGCAGGGCATTTCGGATGATCAATTGCGAATGATGTTCATGTGTTGTCACCCATCAATTTCCAAAGATTCACAAATTGCATTGATGCTTAAAACACTGTGCGGATTTAGTATCGGCGAAATAGCGAAAGCATTCTTGACCAGTAACGAAAATATTAACAGGCGTTTAGTAAGGGCAAGAAAAGCAATTAGACAGGACAACATCCCTTTTGAAGTTTCTTCCGCAAAACAGCTAGACAAGAGGTTATCTTTGAGAATATAG
- a CDS encoding M15 family metallopeptidase — MKYYISFFIVFSLLSCRDEVVKENMGNEAHEKVEKPLAEIIPVQEKKLKTFEGLADTTFVRLADFSNDFAYDLRYATTNNFLKAKVYDCAECYTRVKTAKALIDANREFMDKGVRIKFFDCYRPNSVQYKMWKIVPNPQYVANPVKGSIHNKGGAVDITLVDLEGNELDMGTDFDFFGKRAYHDNFDLPEEILQNRKLLKETMEAYGFWSIRTEWWHYNLSLGSNDRVANFKWDCQN, encoded by the coding sequence ATGAAATATTACATATCATTTTTCATTGTATTCTCTCTATTGAGCTGTCGCGATGAGGTAGTCAAGGAAAATATGGGCAATGAGGCTCACGAGAAAGTTGAGAAGCCTTTGGCAGAAATTATTCCCGTTCAAGAAAAGAAGCTGAAAACATTTGAAGGCTTGGCTGACACCACTTTTGTTCGGTTGGCTGATTTCAGCAATGATTTTGCCTATGATCTTCGCTATGCGACAACCAATAATTTTTTAAAAGCCAAAGTATATGATTGCGCTGAGTGCTACACGCGCGTAAAAACTGCAAAAGCCTTGATCGATGCAAATAGGGAATTTATGGATAAAGGGGTCAGAATAAAGTTTTTTGATTGTTATCGCCCTAATTCCGTACAGTACAAAATGTGGAAAATAGTTCCTAATCCCCAATATGTGGCAAATCCCGTTAAAGGATCTATCCACAATAAGGGAGGTGCTGTAGACATCACGCTCGTTGATTTGGAAGGCAATGAACTGGATATGGGAACGGATTTTGATTTTTTTGGAAAGCGGGCATACCATGATAATTTTGATTTGCCCGAAGAAATATTGCAAAACCGAAAACTTTTAAAGGAAACCATGGAAGCATATGGTTTTTGGTCGATACGCACAGAATGGTGGCATTATAACCTTTCATTAGGTTCAAACGATAGGGTAGCCAATTTTAAATGGGATTGTCAGAATTGA
- a CDS encoding amidohydrolase family protein, giving the protein MKKLLNTTTNVIVLALILIGASCKKEIEAKMNYDMVISKVNLIDGTGKDLRKNVNVYIKDSKISKIDTVTIELNEHKNVINGEGKYLIPGLIDGHAHPGPPEENFPKFIHYGVTGILVPGCGHCSDEHFAHMRELSKDTIIPSPRVFHTSQHFTMEGRHPVKTYGGDQWVHEKTVFLLEDTLQIEDYVRRVSKNPIQGIKVTIEDGPHPPFVPRIPQEFVTKIVKEAKKYDLEVFAHVDDMEEVRIAEKAGVQNIIHFIGVDVVWERDQKVIEALGARNISWVTTLTMGKSFMYPLHPEWLEAPELAAVYKPEETKTHITPDRIQLAHEMNSFIEKVMGIPNPNLENTSIPQVEDIKLLEQAGCNIVIGTDTYNAFIFPGHSMHEEMEMMEIGGYRPIEIIKMATLNAAQMLHAQDSLGSIEVGKFADMVLLDKNPLETISNTLKINRVFKNGKTQARIE; this is encoded by the coding sequence ATGAAAAAGCTTTTGAACACAACAACAAATGTCATTGTACTGGCATTGATATTGATCGGTGCTTCCTGTAAAAAGGAAATAGAGGCCAAAATGAATTATGATATGGTCATTTCAAAGGTCAACCTGATCGACGGCACCGGTAAAGACCTGCGAAAAAATGTAAATGTATATATCAAGGATTCCAAAATTTCAAAAATAGATACGGTCACTATCGAGTTAAATGAGCATAAGAACGTTATCAATGGAGAGGGTAAATACCTCATTCCCGGACTTATAGATGGGCATGCCCATCCTGGGCCACCGGAAGAGAATTTTCCGAAATTCATTCATTATGGTGTAACTGGTATTTTAGTTCCTGGCTGCGGACATTGCAGCGATGAACACTTTGCTCATATGCGAGAGTTATCCAAAGATACCATCATACCATCTCCTAGGGTCTTTCATACAAGCCAACACTTTACCATGGAAGGGCGGCACCCCGTGAAAACCTATGGGGGTGACCAATGGGTACATGAGAAAACGGTATTTCTTCTGGAAGATACCTTGCAAATTGAAGATTATGTCAGGCGGGTTTCCAAAAATCCTATTCAAGGTATTAAAGTGACCATTGAAGATGGGCCACATCCTCCTTTTGTACCTAGAATTCCCCAAGAGTTTGTAACCAAGATCGTCAAAGAGGCTAAAAAATATGACTTGGAAGTCTTTGCACATGTAGATGATATGGAGGAGGTACGTATTGCGGAGAAAGCGGGCGTTCAGAATATTATCCACTTTATTGGTGTTGATGTAGTATGGGAAAGAGATCAGAAAGTTATAGAAGCGTTGGGTGCACGAAACATCTCGTGGGTAACCACGCTAACGATGGGAAAATCGTTTATGTATCCTTTGCATCCGGAGTGGCTCGAAGCACCAGAGCTTGCTGCGGTTTACAAACCAGAGGAAACTAAGACCCATATTACTCCAGACCGTATTCAATTGGCGCACGAGATGAACAGTTTTATCGAAAAAGTAATGGGAATCCCTAATCCTAATTTGGAAAATACTTCTATTCCCCAAGTGGAAGACATTAAATTGTTGGAACAAGCGGGCTGTAATATCGTAATTGGAACGGACACTTATAATGCATTTATTTTCCCCGGTCATAGTATGCACGAAGAAATGGAAATGATGGAAATTGGCGGATACCGACCTATCGAAATTATCAAAATGGCCACCTTAAATGCTGCACAAATGTTACATGCCCAAGATTCCCTAGGATCTATTGAGGTTGGTAAATTTGCGGATATGGTACTATTGGATAAAAACCCATTGGAAACCATCAGCAATACTTTAAAAATAAATAGGGTATTTAAAAATGGCAAAACCCAAGCTCGGATTGAATGA